The Sulfurimonas lithotrophica genome includes a region encoding these proteins:
- a CDS encoding type I secretion system permease/ATPase, translating to MLIAEADNLRMDSLLDCLVLFTKLYHKPFSAEALSAGLPTEPGHETPELFSINNAKGLFSRAAERAGLKSSLIRRPLSHISTLQLPMIILLSNQSACILERFSEDRTQAKIIMPTDEAVEQWVDLDVLEDEYIGFGFMIKKAYEYTDDNTRTLHLNQKHWFWSTIKLSLPIYKDVIYASLLINIFVLASPLFTMNVYDRVVPNNAIETLWVFAIGVAIIYGIDTFLKFTRTFLLETAAKKSDIIMSSIIFEKVLDLKMAHHPASVGSFSSNLKDFDSIRSFLTNATMAAIIDLPFAVIFLAVIGYIGGSIVFIPMVTMFLILAYAFFIKNPLRKSIESTHEANAKKNSILIETLNNIETLKTLGTINQVQYKWEESTGEIAGKSLKSRLLSASIPTVTQLLIQLNTVMIIIYGVYLIQDFELSMGGLIAIVILTSRTLAPMGQVAALMTNYEDTKTSYETLNDIISKPTERPSGKKFVERPKFSGHIEFVDVTFTYPNTEIPALKNVSFIINPGENIAIIGRIGSGKSTIQKLLLGLYEPDSGQILIDGIDIKQIDPADLRKNIGYVSQDIMLFRGTVKDNITFRASHASDVAMIKAAEVSGTSEFIKKHPKGYEMPVGERGQGLSGGQRQSIGIARAFLLDAPIMLMDEPTNAMDQITESKLLDNLETNLKDKTSIIVTQKMTILKIVERVIVLNEGKVFIDAPKEEALLKLQGGGNKVEQKQ from the coding sequence ATGTTAATAGCTGAAGCTGACAATCTAAGAATGGATTCGCTTTTAGATTGTTTAGTACTATTTACAAAGTTATATCATAAACCGTTTTCGGCTGAAGCTTTATCAGCCGGACTACCGACGGAACCGGGGCATGAAACACCCGAACTTTTTTCAATAAACAATGCAAAAGGTCTTTTTTCACGTGCAGCCGAAAGAGCGGGATTAAAATCATCTCTAATAAGACGACCGCTATCTCATATATCGACTCTTCAGCTTCCTATGATAATACTCTTGTCAAATCAAAGTGCCTGTATATTAGAAAGATTTAGCGAGGACAGAACACAAGCAAAAATAATCATGCCGACCGATGAAGCGGTTGAGCAATGGGTTGATTTAGACGTACTTGAGGATGAGTATATCGGCTTTGGTTTTATGATAAAAAAAGCGTATGAATATACAGACGATAATACAAGGACACTTCATCTAAACCAGAAACATTGGTTTTGGAGCACTATAAAGCTATCATTGCCTATATATAAAGACGTTATATATGCATCTTTACTTATAAATATTTTTGTACTTGCATCTCCGCTTTTTACTATGAACGTATATGACAGAGTCGTACCAAATAATGCCATAGAGACTTTATGGGTTTTTGCAATAGGTGTTGCAATCATATACGGTATAGATACGTTTTTAAAATTTACCCGGACTTTTTTGCTGGAGACTGCCGCTAAAAAAAGCGACATAATTATGTCCTCAATCATCTTTGAAAAAGTGTTGGATTTAAAAATGGCACACCATCCTGCATCCGTTGGTTCTTTTTCATCAAACTTAAAAGATTTCGATTCAATCAGAAGCTTTTTGACAAATGCTACAATGGCAGCTATTATCGACTTGCCGTTTGCCGTTATATTTTTGGCAGTTATCGGATACATAGGCGGAAGTATAGTTTTTATACCTATGGTTACTATGTTTTTAATATTGGCTTACGCTTTTTTTATAAAAAACCCTCTTAGAAAAAGTATAGAGAGTACACACGAAGCCAATGCCAAAAAGAACTCTATCTTAATCGAAACTCTAAATAATATCGAGACTTTAAAAACACTGGGAACTATTAATCAAGTTCAATATAAATGGGAAGAATCTACAGGAGAGATAGCAGGTAAGAGTTTAAAATCACGTTTACTCTCCGCTTCAATTCCAACCGTAACTCAACTACTTATTCAGCTAAATACAGTTATGATAATTATTTACGGCGTATATCTTATTCAAGACTTCGAACTCTCCATGGGTGGACTAATTGCTATAGTTATACTAACATCACGTACACTTGCACCTATGGGTCAAGTAGCTGCTCTTATGACTAACTATGAAGATACTAAAACCTCTTATGAGACTCTAAATGACATAATATCCAAACCAACAGAGAGACCTAGCGGTAAAAAGTTTGTTGAACGTCCTAAATTCAGCGGGCATATAGAGTTTGTAGATGTAACTTTTACTTATCCAAATACTGAAATTCCTGCACTTAAAAATGTTTCTTTTATTATAAATCCGGGTGAAAATATCGCTATTATAGGTCGAATAGGAAGCGGAAAAAGTACAATTCAAAAGTTGTTATTAGGGCTGTATGAACCGGACTCGGGTCAAATTTTAATAGACGGAATCGATATTAAACAGATAGATCCTGCAGATTTAAGAAAAAATATCGGTTATGTATCTCAAGATATTATGCTATTTCGCGGCACGGTTAAAGACAACATAACTTTTCGTGCGTCCCATGCATCCGATGTTGCAATGATAAAAGCAGCAGAAGTAAGCGGAACTTCGGAGTTTATAAAAAAACATCCAAAAGGGTACGAGATGCCTGTAGGCGAACGCGGTCAAGGACTCTCAGGCGGACAGAGACAAAGTATAGGTATTGCACGTGCTTTCTTACTTGATGCACCTATTATGCTTATGGATGAGCCTACAAATGCTATGGATCAAATAACCGAATCTAAACTGCTTGATAATTTAGAAACAAATTTAAAAGATAAAACATCGATTATAGTTACACAAAAAATGACGATTTTAAAAATAGTCGAGAGAGTAATCGTACTCAATGAAGGTAAAGTTTTTATAGACGCTCCAAAAGAGGAAGCACTTTTAAAACTACAAGGTGGAGGCAACAAAGTTGAGCAAAAACAATAA
- a CDS encoding DUF4114 domain-containing protein encodes MSAVIGKITNIDGGKFYIKSEDGSLREVTEGYEIHEGESLVGADSNSGIDSVIISLEDGSDVVVLGNQEQLFDTMLTQPAFSEPEVATNNGAIENLMEEYGEDIDVEDIETAAGEEAVESSEGGEADFADFNGASTDIKADLRDVRFNANQERVSEEEKEKNDEEPIVDFSDVAAEDTTPEDTTPDIPEDTVAEDTIPPTPEDTLAEDTRYQVEEDTTDGVVNTPASGEDTTDETTTDATAESTVDETTTDAIPENTTAESTVDAVDEDTGDVVNTEAQAEQTVDEDTIDAVAEDTTPEDTTDAVAEDTTDEATTDEVPENTIDEATIDAIPEDTTENVVHTAAQPEDTTDEQTTDAVDEVTTDAIVNVAASDEVTTDEIIHVAASDEVTTDESTVDAVAEDTSDVINTEAQAEQTVDEDTVDAVAEDTTDEATTDAVNEQTTDEATVDEVPESTVDENTIDAVAEDTTDEATVDEVPESTVDEDTTDAIPESTVDENVITEARPEATVLSYEIISQRPEDTEPESTIDAVAEETTDEDTVDAVPESTTDEVVNTPASDEATTDEDTTDATPENTVDEATVDAVPESTVDEATTDAQPEQTVDEDTSIPEDTVDEQTVEATDEQTQDVPESTEVRTETLVEASDIIYLPNDDGSTGQDTNLVITLDVSGSMSGPQWGGVVELEDGTTTTRFEIAKESLITTIKSYQDSGDVDVNLTLFGKNAENIGWMNGDDAIDYINSLTMSADGYHIYQDGSELSISTLNTDYYDGITATDDIDFSGHDADKTVGFFISDGKPNDNSWRVDSNYDSAIQDWKSFVENNIDELNVIGVGEGADADYLNIIQTESGETAIMITDDTKLGDALEEIVVDTTPVVDEAAMIEAGYVLNADGKWVSVTTEIVNNTTEDTTDATPEQTIDEQTQDAQVEDTTDEQTTDAVAENTTDAVDESTTDESTIDEDTYDNSGADTSNLNHKGDSTGIISLGHDVDDLDIEIKSYKPSKDEGEVILYKDGVEVGRISIDDVYNSNDNADTTITINDGTVFDSYEVIHTGNAYGWGHHSQEFKVGGAVENNGSENTTPEDTTDAVDEATVDAIPESTVDEDTSYESAENTTDEQTTDAIDEQTVDEDTTDAVAESTVDESTVDAIEEDTIDEQTTEAVSEQTTPEDTIDAVAEDTTDEVVNTPASEEQTVDEDTTDAVTIEDTVDEQTTNGGEEQTTPEDTTTSGTGGSIDYVNEDAGHSNVVGIYIIDENGNPVNAQVLIDNQNLLEDGTQLADMLSDGQEYGFFIIDNGAGFVDANSVITFDNSGDKPVLLVNGEAISSPTFYSQTEHNSDGVDHFIFESDGEGGTIISIEDLPNNGDKDFNDVVLHTDLDIQNGVFENNVNEDTVDEQTTYTGIPEETTDEQTSDAVDEQTTDEDTTDAVDEDTVAEDTTDAVAEQTVDEATTDAIPEVTTDETTVDAVPESTVDEDTVDAIPEDTVDEDTIDAVEEDTTDDVVHTPASDEVTTDESTVDAVDEQTTDEDTTDAVDEDTTAEDTVDEIPEDTTDESTVDAVAEDTSDVVNTEAEAEETTDEQTTDAVAESTVDEQTRDYVPEQTTDAVVNIAATAEDTVDEDTIDAVEEDTTDDVVHTPASDEVTTDENTIDAVDEDTTAEDTVDEIPEDTVDEQTIDAVDEDTTDEDTGDNIVVDTLVGDSVTEIDLSAISQMSENGVNTLDLGQGAQNVEITLEDVLEITDDSNTMRIDGDETDSVDLNTTGEDAEWALGEFKTDSETGETYQEYVSIEGDTSVTLEINTQIQVEES; translated from the coding sequence ATGTCAGCTGTAATAGGAAAAATAACGAATATAGACGGCGGTAAGTTTTACATTAAGTCCGAAGACGGTTCTTTACGTGAGGTAACTGAAGGGTATGAGATACATGAAGGTGAATCTCTTGTAGGTGCTGATTCTAACAGCGGCATCGATAGTGTAATCATCTCTTTAGAAGACGGTAGTGATGTTGTTGTACTTGGAAATCAAGAACAACTTTTTGATACTATGTTAACACAGCCTGCTTTTTCAGAACCTGAAGTAGCTACAAATAACGGAGCTATCGAGAACTTGATGGAAGAATACGGTGAGGATATAGATGTAGAAGACATAGAAACGGCAGCTGGTGAAGAAGCTGTTGAATCTTCTGAAGGCGGAGAAGCTGACTTTGCCGACTTTAACGGAGCTTCTACAGATATTAAAGCTGATTTACGTGACGTGAGATTCAATGCTAACCAAGAGAGAGTTTCAGAAGAAGAAAAAGAAAAGAATGATGAAGAACCTATAGTTGACTTTTCAGATGTTGCAGCTGAAGATACTACTCCTGAAGATACGACTCCGGATATTCCAGAGGATACGGTTGCAGAAGATACGATACCTCCGACTCCTGAGGACACTTTAGCAGAAGATACGAGATACCAAGTAGAAGAGGACACAACCGACGGTGTAGTTAATACTCCTGCTTCGGGTGAAGATACTACAGATGAGACTACTACTGATGCAACTGCTGAGAGTACCGTTGATGAGACTACTACGGATGCAATTCCTGAAAATACAACTGCTGAATCAACTGTAGATGCCGTAGATGAAGATACTGGTGATGTAGTAAATACGGAAGCTCAAGCTGAACAAACCGTAGATGAAGATACTATAGATGCGGTAGCGGAAGATACAACGCCTGAAGATACTACGGATGCGGTAGCGGAAGATACAACGGATGAAGCTACGACAGATGAAGTTCCTGAGAACACTATAGATGAAGCAACAATAGATGCTATACCTGAAGATACAACAGAAAATGTAGTACATACGGCTGCACAACCTGAAGATACAACGGATGAACAAACTACGGATGCAGTGGATGAAGTTACAACGGACGCTATAGTAAATGTAGCTGCAAGTGATGAAGTTACTACAGATGAAATAATACATGTAGCTGCAAGTGATGAAGTTACAACGGATGAGAGTACGGTAGATGCAGTAGCAGAAGATACAAGTGATGTAATAAATACGGAAGCACAAGCTGAACAGACCGTAGATGAAGACACTGTAGATGCGGTAGCGGAAGATACTACTGATGAAGCTACTACCGATGCGGTAAATGAACAAACAACGGATGAAGCTACGGTAGATGAAGTTCCTGAAAGTACTGTAGATGAAAATACTATAGATGCAGTAGCAGAAGATACAACGGATGAAGCTACGGTAGATGAAGTTCCTGAAAGTACTGTTGATGAAGATACGACAGATGCTATCCCGGAAAGTACGGTTGATGAGAATGTTATAACAGAAGCTAGACCTGAGGCAACAGTTCTTTCATATGAAATAATAAGCCAAAGACCTGAAGATACGGAACCTGAGAGTACAATAGATGCAGTAGCGGAAGAGACTACGGATGAAGATACTGTAGATGCAGTACCTGAATCTACAACTGATGAAGTTGTTAATACTCCGGCAAGTGATGAAGCAACTACTGATGAAGATACTACGGATGCTACACCGGAAAATACTGTTGATGAAGCAACTGTAGATGCCGTACCTGAAAGTACGGTAGATGAAGCTACTACGGATGCACAACCTGAGCAAACTGTAGATGAAGATACGTCTATACCTGAAGATACAGTAGATGAGCAGACGGTAGAAGCTACGGATGAGCAAACTCAAGATGTGCCTGAGTCAACTGAAGTAAGAACTGAAACTCTTGTTGAAGCTAGTGATATTATCTATCTTCCTAACGATGATGGATCAACAGGTCAAGATACAAATCTTGTAATCACATTAGATGTGTCAGGATCTATGTCAGGTCCACAATGGGGTGGTGTAGTTGAATTAGAAGATGGAACTACAACTACAAGATTTGAAATTGCTAAAGAATCGTTAATAACTACTATTAAATCTTACCAAGATAGTGGAGACGTTGACGTAAATTTAACTCTGTTTGGTAAAAATGCAGAAAATATCGGTTGGATGAACGGTGATGATGCTATAGATTATATAAATTCATTAACAATGAGTGCTGATGGGTATCACATTTACCAAGATGGTTCAGAGTTAAGCATAAGTACCTTAAATACAGACTACTATGACGGTATTACGGCAACTGATGACATAGACTTTAGCGGGCACGATGCAGATAAAACCGTAGGTTTCTTTATATCTGACGGAAAACCGAACGATAACAGTTGGAGAGTTGATTCAAATTATGATAGTGCAATTCAAGACTGGAAATCATTTGTAGAAAATAATATCGATGAATTAAACGTAATCGGTGTCGGTGAAGGTGCAGATGCAGATTACTTAAATATCATTCAAACAGAATCGGGTGAAACGGCTATAATGATTACGGATGATACTAAACTAGGGGATGCTTTAGAAGAGATAGTTGTAGATACTACTCCTGTAGTCGATGAAGCTGCAATGATTGAAGCGGGATATGTACTAAATGCAGATGGAAAATGGGTAAGCGTTACTACTGAGATCGTAAACAATACTACAGAAGATACTACAGATGCAACGCCTGAACAAACCATAGATGAACAAACTCAAGATGCTCAAGTAGAAGATACTACGGATGAGCAAACAACCGATGCGGTAGCAGAAAATACTACTGATGCAGTAGATGAAAGTACAACTGATGAGAGTACGATTGATGAAGATACTTATGATAACAGCGGAGCAGATACATCTAACTTAAATCATAAAGGTGATTCTACAGGTATTATCTCACTAGGACATGACGTGGATGACTTGGATATTGAGATTAAATCTTATAAACCAAGTAAAGATGAGGGTGAAGTTATCCTTTATAAAGACGGTGTAGAAGTCGGAAGAATCAGCATAGATGATGTATATAACTCTAATGATAATGCAGATACGACAATAACAATAAATGACGGAACAGTATTTGATTCTTATGAAGTAATTCACACTGGAAATGCTTATGGTTGGGGACACCATAGTCAAGAGTTTAAAGTCGGAGGTGCCGTAGAAAATAACGGTTCTGAAAATACAACGCCTGAGGACACTACGGATGCAGTAGATGAAGCTACGGTAGATGCTATCCCTGAGAGTACGGTAGATGAAGATACATCTTATGAATCTGCTGAAAATACGACAGATGAGCAAACTACGGATGCGATAGATGAACAAACGGTAGATGAGGATACTACGGATGCCGTGGCTGAATCAACTGTAGATGAATCAACCGTAGATGCGATAGAAGAAGATACGATAGATGAACAAACAACAGAAGCGGTAAGCGAACAAACTACACCTGAAGACACTATAGATGCAGTAGCAGAAGATACTACCGATGAAGTTGTAAATACGCCTGCTTCAGAAGAACAAACCGTAGATGAAGATACTACGGATGCAGTAACTATTGAAGATACCGTAGATGAGCAAACTACAAACGGCGGTGAAGAACAAACTACACCTGAGGATACTACTACAAGCGGTACAGGCGGTAGTATAGATTATGTTAATGAGGATGCAGGACACAGTAATGTAGTCGGTATCTACATTATAGATGAAAACGGTAACCCTGTTAACGCTCAGGTACTTATCGATAATCAAAATTTACTTGAAGACGGTACACAATTAGCTGATATGCTAAGTGATGGTCAGGAGTATGGATTCTTTATTATAGATAACGGTGCCGGTTTCGTTGATGCTAACAGCGTAATTACGTTTGATAACTCTGGAGATAAACCTGTATTGCTGGTTAACGGTGAAGCTATTTCAAGTCCTACATTTTATTCTCAAACTGAGCATAACAGTGATGGAGTAGATCACTTTATATTTGAATCAGATGGTGAAGGCGGAACTATTATAAGTATAGAAGATTTACCAAATAACGGAGACAAAGATTTTAATGATGTTGTTCTGCATACTGACTTAGATATACAAAACGGTGTATTTGAAAATAATGTAAATGAAGATACCGTAGATGAACAAACTACTTATACCGGCATACCTGAGGAAACTACAGATGAGCAAACTTCAGATGCAGTGGATGAGCAAACTACGGATGAAGATACTACGGATGCGGTAGATGAAGACACTGTAGCAGAAGATACAACGGATGCCGTAGCTGAACAAACAGTAGATGAAGCTACTACGGATGCAATACCTGAAGTCACAACAGATGAAACAACTGTGGATGCAGTGCCTGAGAGTACAGTAGATGAGGATACGGTAGATGCGATACCTGAAGATACGGTAGATGAAGACACTATAGATGCAGTGGAAGAAGATACGACTGACGATGTAGTACATACGCCTGCTTCGGATGAAGTTACAACAGATGAGAGTACGGTAGATGCCGTAGATGAGCAAACTACGGATGAAGATACTACGGATGCGGTAGATGAAGACACTACGGCAGAAGATACGGTAGATGAGATACCGGAAGATACAACAGATGAATCAACCGTAGATGCAGTTGCAGAAGATACAAGTGATGTTGTAAACACTGAGGCTGAGGCTGAAGAAACTACGGATGAACAGACTACAGATGCTGTAGCTGAATCTACGGTGGATGAACAAACTAGAGACTATGTTCCTGAGCAAACAACGGATGCAGTAGTAAATATTGCAGCTACGGCTGAAGATACCGTTGATGAAGATACTATAGATGCAGTAGAAGAAGATACGACTGACGATGTAGTACATACGCCTGCTTCGGATGAAGTCACAACCGATGAAAATACGATAGACGCGGTAGATGAAGATACGACGGCTGAAGATACCGTAGATGAGATACCTGAAGATACTGTTGATGAGCAAACAATAGATGCAGTTGATGAAGATACGACTGATGAAGATACAGGTGATAATATAGTTGTAGATACACTTGTCGGAGATTCTGTTACAGAGATAGATTTAAGTGCGATATCTCAAATGAGCGAAAATGGAGTAAATACACTAGACCTTGGTCAAGGTGCTCAAAACGTCGAGATAACTCTAGAAGATGTTCTGGAGATAACTGATGATAGCAATACAATGCGTATTGACGGTGATGAAACCGATAGTGTTGATTTAAATACTACGGGTGAAGATGCCGAGTGGGCTTTAGGTGAGTTTAAAACTGATTCTGAGACAGGTGAAACCTACCAAGAATATGTATCTATAGAAGGTGATACTAGCGTAACATTAGAGATTAATACTCAGATACAAGTAGAAGAGTCTTAA
- a CDS encoding response regulator transcription factor produces the protein MQIIFFSSDENTINEWRNKYNTQDFKSCYDIESLNNEIKNIEKFILVCDYDSIAHDLNTLISSKTLPYYSVVLERSPAIATGKILIKNGVKAYGNSKMLLKHFNQLVDTVKENKTWTYPELTAALVKSTKKTSINSDAAELIESRLTLKERDVVLLVLEGLTNDAIANELGITTRTVKAHISSIFSKLHVNDRISLVLLLK, from the coding sequence ATGCAGATTATTTTTTTTAGTTCAGATGAAAATACTATCAATGAATGGAGAAATAAATACAATACACAAGACTTCAAGTCATGTTATGATATAGAATCTCTTAACAATGAAATCAAAAATATTGAAAAGTTTATTTTAGTATGTGATTACGATAGTATTGCACATGACTTAAATACTCTAATATCTTCTAAAACCCTTCCTTACTACAGCGTAGTTTTAGAACGCTCGCCCGCAATTGCTACGGGAAAAATACTTATAAAAAACGGAGTAAAAGCATATGGAAACTCCAAAATGCTTCTAAAACACTTTAACCAACTTGTAGATACCGTAAAAGAAAATAAAACTTGGACTTATCCTGAACTTACTGCCGCACTTGTAAAATCTACAAAAAAAACCTCAATTAATTCGGATGCTGCCGAGTTGATAGAATCAAGATTAACATTAAAAGAAAGAGATGTAGTATTGTTGGTACTTGAAGGTTTAACGAACGACGCTATTGCAAATGAACTTGGTATTACAACAAGAACGGTAAAAGCACATATAAGTTCAATATTTTCTAAACTTCATGTTAATGACAGAATTTCTTTGGTTTTATTATTAAAGTAG
- a CDS encoding HlyD family type I secretion periplasmic adaptor subunit, giving the protein MSKNNKPVEYTDKDYEFMQSLSSAILEHTPTRVSAIIKIWLITIVVFIIWASLAKIDEITRGDGDVVPYGQNQIIQNLEGGIVESIFVHEGQTIKKGDKILKINNAESLSKSETNKMKYEELLAKKYRLEAEANQEEFKSELTDNPELNRQIALAKNLYESNKIEFEAKDNVIVQQIEQKKQEYKEAKAKLKSLNVSLEYVSQEIAMTAPMVREGVKSKVDFLKLKREANGIENDIEAAKLSLPRIESTIKEFRQKRIENKQLFINTAKKELNEVTAEILRLQTQQVAYSDEVKRTVVTSPVDGIVQKLYVNTIGGVIKPGADLVEIVPTNEKLYLEVKIKPSDIAFLHPGAKAKVKVSAYDFAIHGGLVGKIVNISPDTITDKEENTFYLINIETEKNYLGTKEHPLKIIPGMTVSVDIVTGKKTIMQYILKPILKSKQYVFSER; this is encoded by the coding sequence TTGAGCAAAAACAATAAACCTGTAGAATATACTGATAAAGATTATGAATTTATGCAGAGCCTTAGCTCTGCTATTTTAGAACATACACCAACCAGAGTTAGTGCTATTATAAAAATATGGTTGATAACTATAGTAGTTTTTATTATCTGGGCTTCTTTAGCCAAAATAGATGAGATTACACGTGGAGACGGCGATGTAGTACCATATGGGCAAAATCAAATTATTCAAAATCTTGAAGGCGGTATAGTAGAGTCTATTTTTGTTCACGAAGGTCAAACAATAAAAAAAGGCGATAAAATATTAAAAATCAACAATGCCGAGTCTCTTTCAAAATCTGAAACAAATAAAATGAAGTATGAAGAACTACTTGCCAAAAAGTATAGACTAGAAGCTGAAGCTAATCAAGAAGAGTTTAAAAGTGAACTTACGGATAATCCGGAACTAAATAGACAAATAGCACTGGCTAAAAATCTTTATGAATCCAATAAAATAGAATTTGAAGCAAAAGACAATGTTATAGTACAACAGATAGAACAAAAAAAACAAGAATATAAAGAGGCAAAAGCAAAGTTAAAATCTTTAAACGTATCACTTGAGTACGTATCGCAAGAGATAGCTATGACCGCACCTATGGTTCGTGAAGGTGTAAAGAGTAAGGTTGATTTTTTAAAACTAAAACGTGAAGCAAACGGTATAGAGAATGATATTGAAGCTGCCAAGCTTTCACTTCCGCGTATTGAATCAACCATAAAAGAGTTTAGACAAAAAAGAATTGAAAATAAACAACTCTTCATTAATACCGCAAAAAAAGAATTAAATGAAGTAACAGCTGAAATTCTAAGGCTTCAAACACAACAGGTCGCGTATAGCGATGAAGTAAAAAGAACAGTCGTTACCTCGCCTGTAGATGGAATAGTACAAAAATTATACGTAAACACGATTGGCGGTGTTATAAAGCCCGGTGCGGATTTGGTTGAGATAGTCCCTACAAATGAAAAGCTGTATTTAGAGGTAAAAATAAAACCTAGCGATATAGCATTTTTACATCCCGGAGCAAAAGCAAAAGTAAAAGTATCTGCTTATGATTTTGCAATACACGGCGGTCTTGTAGGAAAAATAGTCAATATCTCTCCCGATACCATAACCGATAAAGAAGAAAATACTTTTTATCTTATCAATATAGAAACGGAAAAGAATTATTTAGGCACAAAAGAGCATCCTTTAAAAATCATTCCGGGTATGACGGTTAGCGTTGATATTGTAACCGGTAAAAAAACAATCATGCAGTATATTTTAAAACCTATTTTAAAATCTAAACAGTATGTATTCTCAGAGAGGTAG